A region from the Paraburkholderia youngii genome encodes:
- a CDS encoding deoxynucleotide monophosphate kinase family protein, with protein MAKVIGIMGLAGAGKDTAAQMLQRGLVAAGAKHVVIGGFADYLRNISKAVGLDPFNRQLKEVPHIIGDFQDRVWAATEEAFCRLLNERDRSALWAYLFDDLDARFLRDADATYPYYEISPRQFMQALGTAGRKIRDTFWIELAQRKWATLPGVVLVTDCRFENEAAIADQIILVRRPDAPPVAEHVSEQFCAALTEGAVTIPGMEVIDNDGSLDDLELEVCTVATSYAVLFASAF; from the coding sequence ATGGCTAAGGTTATCGGCATCATGGGGCTGGCTGGCGCTGGCAAAGACACAGCAGCTCAGATGCTTCAGCGTGGGCTCGTCGCAGCCGGTGCTAAGCACGTCGTCATCGGCGGATTCGCGGACTACCTCCGCAACATCAGCAAGGCCGTGGGCCTCGACCCGTTCAACCGCCAGCTCAAGGAAGTGCCGCACATCATCGGCGACTTCCAAGACCGCGTGTGGGCAGCTACCGAGGAAGCCTTCTGTCGCCTGCTCAACGAGCGCGACCGCAGCGCGCTGTGGGCCTACCTGTTCGACGACCTCGACGCTCGCTTCCTGCGTGATGCCGACGCCACCTACCCGTACTACGAGATCAGCCCGCGCCAGTTCATGCAGGCACTCGGCACGGCGGGCCGCAAGATTCGCGACACGTTCTGGATAGAGCTGGCGCAGCGCAAGTGGGCAACGCTCCCCGGCGTCGTGCTCGTCACGGACTGCCGCTTCGAGAACGAAGCAGCCATCGCAGACCAAATCATCCTCGTCCGCCGACCGGACGCCCCGCCTGTCGCTGAGCACGTCAGCGAGCAGTTCTGCGCGGCGCTGACCGAAGGCGCAGTGACGATCCCCGGCATGGAAGTGATCGACAACGACGGCTCGCTCGACGACCTCGAACTGGAAGTCTGCACCGTCGCGACCTCGTACGCCGTTCTTTTTGCATCCGCATTCTAA